A stretch of DNA from Perca flavescens isolate YP-PL-M2 chromosome 11, PFLA_1.0, whole genome shotgun sequence:
TCCCAGACTTGCTTTAGCTGCCTGTGTCCAAGTACGAGTCGCAGGCAACTTAAAACAAGCCTCGAAAACAAGACTGTATCCACTGATGCAGTGGGAGATAAATAGGCGGGTAACCTCCAGTCAGTCAGTGAAGAAGGCAAGAAATCCactgataaaaagaaaaaacaaatacataaaaaacatcggaaaagcATGAATTTGTCCTGTTTCTTGGCTTATTACTGTAATTAACAAATAATCACATCAAGTTGTTGCTACTTGTTGATCTAGGCTATGTAGTTCATGTATGTCTAGTCATTTATGTCTGATGTTGAATAGTCTGCATGAAAAACTGAGGCGTGCATGAAATGAAACAATGCATAAATCCCATTAATAAACATAAATCCTAATTCAGCCTATAGTTGTTTAAATGTAAGCCTTACAGTGGCTAGTCATTATGTGACTACATGGATAAAAACATTCAGACTAGCATCATTTCATCGGTTTAACACATTCTTGTTAAAAATCTTGTGTAATACATTTTAGTTAAGAAACCAACCACACCACCCTCATTAAATAATAGCTGTCATCAAGAATCAATCCAAAGTTCCTCTGTAAAGCCTTGACTTACCTTGGGGCTCTGATCCGGGTGGCCAAGGAGTTTGCTGCTTACACTGTTCAAGTGTCACTCCTCTATAAGCAACGTTGCAGCTGCTTTAATCAGTCTGCAGAGGAATGTATATTTGAGAAAGGTGTGTGTGCACGGTTACACATTTATTAAAAGATCCTGGTTTTTTTGGGTGTGGGACAGTGAGCCGGTGCAGGCTTGTGGGCGTGTAACACGGAATCCCACGTCCTGGACCAacaggaggagtgtgtgtggagGTAAACACACTCCAGGATGCCAGCATGTGACTGTAAGATAAACATCTAGTAgccacatacaataaaaaagaaatgctgaGCTACTAGACTTTTAAAGGGTGGTTGTGTGGAAATAAATCATCAAAATATATGAACCAGGGTTGTTGTCTGTGAATGagagtttatgttttttttttattttcagaaatgaTATAAATCTTTATGGTCCTTTCTGGTTTATTCAGTGATCAGAATACTGAGGGCGTCTTTCTAATGTTAAGTTTCAGTAGTTTTATCTTAGAAATCCTTACTTGACTGATACATTAACGACACCACCTTTGTGATTTGTAAAGATATAATAAGGATTTTTTTCTAGGCCAACCCAGAAGTTAGCATCACCCTGGTTCCCTCAACAAAAAGCCAATGGGATTTTTCCAATGGATTTTGATCTATTGCAGAAAATAGCCAAAACTCTGTAGCAAACAAAAGTTTATGACACATACATGTTGTTCAGCAAGATAATCTTCACATATGTAACCACTTTCATGATTCTAGAAGCGTAACTGCAACCGTAGAAGGAGTAAAAAAGTGAAGTAAAAAAACTTTACGGCTATAAACAAACACCACGTTCGCATGACTGCAACATCACCACACACTAAGCTGAGGGTGATGTTTAATGTCCCCCAGCAACTTCTCATTTAGCCACTTGGTAGCAACCgcttttttttaagacaaaatctCTCAAGCTTGTGTTAATCACAGGCCTTATTTTTTAGGTGTCTGACCAAAAacccatacaaaaaaaaaacattgacttcAAGACAGGggaaccagaagtgcaaaaatgcTAACTCATTTCTAGGTTTTCCTACAGCACTCTTCACTTAGGTTAATCAATCGTAAAATTATTCATTGAAATCAACGAAACCATTTACCTACAGATTTGGTGAAACTTCTTAGCTAAACCTTATGGGCTTAAATGTTCTACCtttgacacaaaaacaacaacattgggCTTACTCACAGAGAACAGACCTGTTTGATAATGCAtgtattttgatttgttttggaCATACATGGTCTTGACAGGCTGGTAATGACACAGTAGTAAGTAGCAATATATAAATAAGTGTGTTTCATGAATATGACGGTTGAGAGTCAAGTTGGTGGTTTATGTCGCACAGCTTCCAAACTTTGTTGTGAACATACGTGCCTTTGTTTGAGTTAATATGCCTTTAGAGTTTgtcagagggagaaaaaaaaaagtcatttgatATGTTGAATATTCAAACTGGGTTTAGGACTATACCGTATAGTCGAAAGTCTACTTTTCATCAATCACTAGAAAGATTACGTGCTAACATCcaaacgttagtcactgttatgcaccttaaaaaataaaaactataaagtaagaagacatctgtgttgcacagGTGATTCTTTTTTACCCTACACTCTTTTGTCCTGCCCTGGTTGCACCGGATTGTTGTGGATtgcagaagcgcagagaactctctctttttcacttgATTACGTGCATGACATTTGTCTCTCAAAGGACCTCTGCTGGCCTCTTTTGAATTGCTTAATAAAGTGAAACAGTTTAAATAAGGACGGCTGCACGTGTGCCGACACCATGGGTCAGCTGGAGTTCCTGTGTCCTTGTGGGCCCTTGGAggtatttacagtaatatattgTCCCTCTGTGTCtggctttgtttttgttcttatGGCTTTTGGTACTTTTGCAAACAGGCAAAGCAAGCAAGAGCAGGAGAACTTGAGTTTAAGTCGATTCTATTTTCAAAAGGAGATTCGTATTAAATGTTTTACTTAAATGCATAATGTTTGTTGAGTAATTGATTGGCAATTAGACAGACAGTGTTTCCATAATGGCCAACCAGATTATCTGCTGCTGTTTCTTACAACTCCTTGCTTTACTGGTCTTTTTGGCAAATTGTGACTGTAACAGTCGGAGAACAAATAATAGAACATTGTGATTATGTGGTCTTGTTTATTGGAAATAAGAATACAATCCAACAAGAACACTGTTATACATCCTCAAGCCTAACAGAGCGATTTGAGTCAAATATTTCTATTCATCAGATTGTGATGCATTTATTTATGGTGATCATTTTCATTGTATAAAGAAAAAGGAATACCGACAAACAGTCTCTAGTTTTGAAGAAAAGCCTTTATTTCCTATTTCAAGAACATGTTTTAGCATGGTAGAAGAAGTAGGTACTTAGATATCCATACATGCAGAGCCACAGAGTGATAGAAAGAGTTTGTCCATCTACTGTTCTGTGACAGCGGTGTGTCCGGGGGTTCAAGTTGAGGAAGGGGTTTCGGGGagagtttttttgtttcaggTTAGGTCAGGCAGGCAGAATGAAGGCTTAGTGCTGGATCCTACGAATGGACTGCACCTGGTTGGTGTGAGCCTGGGTGCTGTACTCGTTGTAGTGTCTGTACTCGCCTtggtgtctgtctctctccaggaTGTACTGGTAGCCACGGTAACCAGGGAACTGGTAGGCAACccagctgcagagagagagagagagagagagagagagagagagagggtgggtggggggggagtcAAAGACAGATAACAGAATACAATTTACCATTTAAACAGTAAGATCAATATTATTTCAGCAGATTCAGTCAAACTGCAGGGCTGTTTGCAGTTGTAGGAGAGAGCCTGTCCCAAACAGAGTTTAAATAGCTGTTTTGGtgtctgttgttttatttttatggttTGGTGATTGGATGCtgcaaaagagaaaaacaggtgACAGAGATAGACACAAAAGAGTTACAAAAAACTGAGAGGAAGATGTATAACTTACGCTCCTGAGTTGACTTTGATGGAGGGAACCTCCTTGCTGCACCAGCCCATGGCCTGTAGGGAGGGGTAGTCATCGCACATCTCAAACTTACGGCCCTGGAAGTCCTCACACTCGTACAGGGTCACCTTGCTGTCACTGTGGTTCTGCAGAGGAAGAGACGGAGCAGGTAAATATGCCACTTATAGCAGTCGACCGAagctaaaaagagaaaaaaaggatgAATGGAAGGATGTGGTGACTTACAGCGCACTTGATGGGTCTGAAGGAAAGCATGTGCTCGGTTCTGTAGCTGCTGTTTCCACTCCAGGCCTCGTAGCGAGGGTAGTCTCCCTTCTCCAGGATAAACTGCTGTCCCTGGAACTCTGGGTACTCATAACCCACCCAACTAGACAGTGGAAAGGTGAGGCGGAGAGAGACAAGGAAGGGGAAagagggaaaaagaaagaaggaagaggaTCGAAATTTTGAGGTTAAAGGAGCAGATAATAcgaaaataaattaatagaatacaaacacaacacaataatgAACCACTAAATGCAAAGTTTTGACACTGAAACTGTCATTTTCGTTATACAATAGAGTCCAACGCCCACAGAATGGCCTGGAGCGAAAGCAACATGCAGCTTCTTTTGTTACTGGGAGCACAAAGCAAACATGAAATACTGctgctgctaacgctgctgcaccCAGGGCTTCTTATCTGATcgccagtcagtcagtcagccatTCTGGCTCACAGCCGCCAGCTGCACACAGCCAACTCATATCACACAACAGGGACACACTTggatgcacgcatgcacacacatgaaaaCGATACATGCCAAGTAGCAATGCAATCTAACACAGTAGGCTTTAATTTATGGTTTTTGTTATTCTGCCTTTTCTACTTGTTGTTGAGTAGAGTCAGTGTTTGAGTCGTCTGTGTTTTAAGCAGACTTTTTCAAGCAGATCAAATTGGAATTGCAAATGCTCTTTTTTTAAGCAGCACTGTGTATTTAATAAGATATTTGAGGAAGACTGCGGACCAACATACTGTGAAAATTAAACTCACTCTCAATATTCCTCTAATACAGTATGCCGCTATGGGTACACATTTAGCCAGATTCTAGCAAATCGTTGACTCAAATCTGCCCTTATCATAAAGATGTTAACTTAAATATGTACCAACATTGTAAAATGAATATCTTCCTGAAGGAGAAACAGAAATGGGCAAATCACTGATCATGATCCACACAGAGGACACAAAAAATCCAGAAGAGGTCACGAGGTGAAAGGGAAGTGATTTCCATGATGTATGGAAAATGAAGAACTGAATAGATGGAGAGAGCAGAAGGGAAAGAACACCAGTGGTGTGGACTTACGGTCCATTCTCGACCTTGATGGAGCGGATCTTGTTGAAGCCCCTCTCCATGATGTTCTGGCACTCCAGCATGAACTCACAGCGCTTTCCCTGGAAGTTCTCCTCCTCCCAGACTGTGATCTTGAACTGGCCCATCTGCTCCATCTGTTGAGTGTTCATGGCTGCTGTTTCTCCCTTAGGGGTTACTCTTTGACAAAGGTAGAGGGTTCGAAAAAAACGTTATTAGAAAAATCACAACAAGACCTATGACCCATGTCCTGTTTGGGTATAGGGTTAACGCGACTAAGGAAAGTGAgtgaataaaaaacatttaaatagaaACAAATACAAGAAATCAGACTTTTAACCCAATAAGCTGATGCAGGCATTTATCTAAATTAACTCACAACTACAAGCTTTGTATTTGAGCTTGATTAAAAATAACAGTTGATTAgggtaaaaagaaaaagctgcCCTAATGCCTTTCTATTTAGAGTATATTATTGCACCTTTACTCTGGAAAGAAATATCTGTTAAGGTCACTTTCCAGAGGTGGCACAACATTCTACTCATTCGTCATGTTTCCATTTCTCCACAGTTCAGATTTGTCTCTGTTTCCATTGAAGATATTCAGTCAAGAATAGCACAGTCCCCTGCCCATTAATTGTACTGTGTACAACTACTGTTACATGCCACAACAGCGAACCAAATATCTGTTAGAGATAGCTTGACAGCATGCATGCTGTCTTTTACTCACAGAATGTCTAACCAGAGTTGCTAACCCTACTAAGCCAAAATAGCACATTACTGGTTTGACAAAATGTTTGTATGTTAAAAGGACTGCTGAAATATTAGCCATTCTACCCTAAAAGCAGCACAATGAAGTGGCTTCCATTTTTTAACTTCTTAGCAAATCAAGTCTCATTCAAAGTGCGTCCATAGCTGTCTATAAATGTGGGCAGCATCTTGGTGGCTGTCAGGCTCCACCCCAGTACACATAGCTGTCCCCTGATTGCAGTTTCTTAGCGGAGTCTGAGGCAGGTGTGTTGATATACTTACAGACGGTACTGAGGTGGGACAGATCCAGTGTAATCAATGTCGGGGGAGAGACCCTCGCCTGTGTTTTTATAGGGCCAGGCCCCCTGGACCTACGCCACTCCATTTGCCCAGCAGCCTTGCACACTCAGCAGCTGAGCAGGCCAGCTGAAAGGGGGGCATTAGCCTCGCGCTTTGTGGAGGCTCCAGAGCACCATTGTCCTCAGAGCCCCAAACTAACTTAGTCATCAATATGGCAGCCAAGGTAGGTAGCGGACGGACCCAGGACTACACAATGGCAACGCACTGACACAACAGTTTGATTGGTGTGGCAGGATAATAGACACATTCTGGGAGCtgatcccccctctctctctttctctctctctctctctctctctctctctctctctctctctctctctctctctctctctctctctctctttacctcCCTCTCTGCTGAAGGTAAATTGGATCCTAAAACAGAGGTGAGGAAAGGGCCAAAGGCATGTCACACCGAGAGTACAAGGACAGGTGCCAATTTCATCTGGAGGGCATCCTCAGTGATTCCAATGATTGATGTGGAGAGTCTACTGCATTAAACAACATAGTAAAAAGTTACAGTATAGTAGTACTTCCTGACTAGAACTGATAGGGAAACCTGGTCTATACTGCACTTTGCATACCCACATTTATGGCTATGAAACATATAGTTTTGGCTGTAGAAATGAGGAACATCATTCCTCCAAATATACAATGTGCTACACAATGTCATCAGGGTCCTATAGGTAGGAGCAGACTATGTTTGAGTATATGCTCACAAGAAAAAGATCAGTGTGCCCTCTAGCTTTGGTAGCCAACTACATAAGTGCTGTGGTCATAAATtgttaataaaaacaatgaaaagataaatattgtattataggAAATAGGAAATAATAGTCTCTCAGGTAAAGTTATCATGATATTTAAATTATACATATtatatgtaaaaataaatattaaattaagggCAGTGTAACATATAAAATGCAGGCTTAACAGAGATGGTGAACAtatctgaaattaaaaaaaacaacacaccaaaGGAAatatattatcttttttttattaagcttTTTCACCTTCATTCACATTATGTCCAATGACATTTTTTAACCTTATAAATTACAGGTATATTTTCCTATTGTATATCAAATAGTTATGTCCTTCGAAGCTTCAGAAAACATGAGTAACATTAATAAGTTAAATGTTGTACAGTGTTAGTCATTGTATTTATAGACCTGTGAcaaatttaaattgaattttgGTGTCAGTTTCTACCGATCCTACATTTGTTAATGGAGTTGCCTTCATTCTTACATTTCTGCAAACAGCTACTGAGAAAGATCACACATCAGGAATGAAAAGTCATGTGTTCAATTGTTCTTTTGTGTGCTCATTAATCATTTATCTTTGTGTAAAGCCAAATTCTTGTTAATGCAATATATTTTCATTCCTATAATATATTATGCAATATATTCAGGAAACAAaccaaaataaacattttattttagtgaTGACGTTGGTGTGCACTGACAACTGACTGAACACTGGTAAACCATAATATACACAcattctttttgttttcacatctttttgttgtaatttttaAATACACCAGTTACACCAGTGTTGTGTCAAGAACAA
This window harbors:
- the cryba2b gene encoding beta-crystallin A2, which produces MNTQQMEQMGQFKITVWEEENFQGKRCEFMLECQNIMERGFNKIRSIKVENGPWVGYEYPEFQGQQFILEKGDYPRYEAWSGNSSYRTEHMLSFRPIKCANHSDSKVTLYECEDFQGRKFEMCDDYPSLQAMGWCSKEVPSIKVNSGAWVAYQFPGYRGYQYILERDRHQGEYRHYNEYSTQAHTNQVQSIRRIQH